In Panicum virgatum strain AP13 chromosome 5K, P.virgatum_v5, whole genome shotgun sequence, the genomic window TCTGCCAGTGCTGCTAGGTAGCGATGCAGCCAGCATCCTCTTCAGCAGGCTCTGCAGTTGGCTCCAGAACTTTGGCTTTATGTCCAGATCCACATCGTTGGAGTAGTCTTCATTTGCCTCGACCACCTGCCGCCCTTCCAACAAGTGACCCAGTGCAGTTTCAAGCATCTGTAAGAAAGAGGCACAAATTATGGAATACATTCAAAAGGAACATTTACTTCTGGATTGCACATATAAGATCGGGAGAACAAAGGTGCAGATAAAAGGTGAACTCAAGGCAAGAGACCTTAGCTAATTTCTACCTAGTACCTACAGGTAATTACAAAGAACTATGATGAAGCTGTGTAATAGATTCTAGCTAGTGTGCGCTGGCCGTAGAGATTTGTATACCGCCATAAAACAGCTTTCCAGGGTTTGCCCTCCAAGAAATTGTTACTCCTTGGAAGAAACAAAATCCAGTTACTTAACAAAATTTCCTACCACTACAGCCATGATGCTATGATATCGAATATAAAGCATAGCAGGAATAATTCTTCTATGCATACAGCACTAATCTGCACAATAGGCATACCATGAACTAGCACACTGAACAAGGCCTTTGAATAGGTAATGCCCTTTTCAAAATGCCATACAGAAGAGTGACTGAACTTAATTCTAGAACACTGCCAAACTTAATTCTAGAACACTGAAAAGCTGGAGATAGGTAGGAAGGCCTGGGGGGAAACATACCGAAGTTGAGTGAAAGGAATTAGAGATATTAATGCAAAGGGCAGACAGTGCCATAAGGATATTAAGAAACATAGTAGGATGTGTCTTCGGACCATAGAATTCTAAAGCCTTCTGCCAGTTCTTCTCTGCTCGGGAACCATACCACTTGCTTTTCTGACGATATTTATCGTCATTTTTCTGTTTAACCTCCTTGTCAACTAAGTCCAGAGATCTTAAGCACAGATCCCTCTGATAACAAGCCAGCTGAAAATGACCAAAAGCAGCTTCCTGTTTGCGATGCTCACCAAGGGATTCATAAGTAGACAAAGCCTCCCGAAAAGCATCACTTGCTGAAATCTCTAGAACTGTTCTGTTAGACGAGTCATCAATGAGTCCGCCTTCATAACTGTCAGCTAAGAAGCTTTCCCTTGCCAAAAGCATACCAAGTCTCAGGTAGGTATGGGCATACTGTGTATAAACCTCATGGTACAGTACTTTATCAACCTCAGTATTTACATACTTCAGTTGCCTCTTAGCTGTTGAATAGTAGTTTATTGCTTGAAAATATTCTGACTTGGCTGACTTAAATGATTGCATATATGTGCCTTCAGGAAGATCAAACTTCTGAAATTCATCAATCCTGGACACACATTCCTCTGCTAATGCtctcctaccatgacctaagtTGCAGTTGATCAATATAACATTTGTGTGATCATAGACCTCCTGAAATGCTCTAATAGCATCTGCAAAAGCAATCTCAGCACTACTAAGATTTCTAGTCTCAAGTCTACAGCGGCCCAGTTCATTAAATGCCCAGCCTCTCTTCTTAAGAACAGTGGAAATTTCTGCTGAACGCACAGGATATGCGAACAATGCTCCCTTGGCTGCACCATAACAGTGAATAGCAGAAGACAAGTTGTACTCAACATCTCCTGGTTTGGGACCACCCAGGATCTTGAAGATGCCACCATCCCTCACAGTGGGAATACTTGTGTGAGATTTATCGGGAACACCATCCATATTTCTAGACTGATTTTCCCTAGCATGATTGTGGTGATCAACATCATCATCTGATACTGAATTGTTTCCATTACACGTATCTTTCACACTATCCTGCTGCTTTTCAGAACCTTGTGTAGCTTCCTGTGCCATAGGGTTCTCCTCGGTTACTTTATATTGTGATTGAGGGTTCCTGCCAagtgattttttatttttctttcgaCCATAGATTGTGGAGGCCTCAGGACTACTGCTACTTGCACTGCTTCCACTACTTGCCCTGTCACTTTGGCAGCTACAGTTTATCAAAGAGCATGTGCCACAGTTCTGCTTATCCTTTCCCAATTTTCTCTTAAGACGTTTGACTTCCAATGCTACTTCGTTCGACATTCTAACTTCACCACGAGACTTTTGTTCTGGTACTACCTTTGCTTGCTGAGCACTCAATCTGTGATATTCTGCATAGACATCACCAACAAGCATCCATGCCTTTGCCCAAAATAAATAATTGGGTGGCAACCGTTGGGAAGAAATTTCATAGCTGAAGCATTCGGTGTCCTTACAATAGCCTGCCTCATCCAGTACAAGTTTGGTTTTTAGATCAACATCTTCCTGGCCCAATGAACAGGACATGGATGAGATGAACTCATCACCATCAAGATGTCCAGGCATAGACCCATAAACCAAACATGCTAATTCAACAACTTTAAGGGtgcgctgaagctgcccatcaTTCTTGTATGCCTCTCCAAGTGCCAAATAAGATTCCCCAAGCAAGAGAACAAGTTTCCACAACTTATGATCCATTTTCGATTTTGGCAGCCACTCCCTAATATCACAGACTTCAATACAATCAACATCACCACATCGGCATAAAGAGAAGTCGACTGACCTCTCCCAAATGGTATCTGCGCTGTCGTCGCAACCATCCTGATTGTTCTGCAGTTGACGATTCCATCTAAGGGATTTGATAGCTTGAGATATGTGGTGTATGGCAGCCAATTTAGAGGAGATCGCATCAGCAATTGTTTTTGATATTCCCGTCCGGCACATTACCAAGCTATCCATAGAAATGTCTACTTTTGCAACGGAAGATGAAGAACCATCATCAACATGGCTTGGTTCTACTAAACTATCTGTTGTACCAGAAGACACCAATGGTGAACATTCCAACATATCGTCTAACGCTGCTGGCTCGTTCTTGCTAATCTCTGGCAATACATTTTGTTTTGATGGTAAATTCTCGAGTCTCAACTCTGGAGAATCATCATCCAGATCAGTAAGGGTGACTTCAGATTCAATCATAAATGATTCAGATGTCAATTCCAATTCCAACTCCTCATAGCATTTCAGGATGAGCCTGGCAAACTGTTCATGAGCACATGCCCGGACAACCTAGAAgatagaaaagaaaataaatatcacaACTCTACTGTTACACTAATACAGTAAAAAGATTACAAAATGACATGATAAATAGAATACCAGGTGATCCTGCTCACTGAGAAAGTCCAAACATTTCCTGAAGAACTGTGCACATCTTGCTTTATTACTAGGCACCTGAAAAACATATACAAAGAATTGCCCAAACATTTTGCATTATTAATAGTCAACAACAAAGTAAGATAGCAAAGGATGAAAGATAATACTCCAGTACCTTAGATAAGGACATCCTGTGAGCAACACGATAAAGGAGTGTACCCAAAGACAACAATGACTCCTTTCTCCCCTTGTTTATAAAGGATGACATAGGACCACATGGAGATCTATGATCACCAGCTGTATGTTTTTCAGGCAAGATAGACAGATCATATAACTGTATGACATCTTCTTCAGCGCCTTTGTACAGCTGAAAAACCAAAGATTCAGTATAATGAATGAGAACAAGCAAGATCGTCATTGCTACAAACACGAGATATTTAGGCAATTCAATCAAGGGGATTTAGTATAACATCTTCACAGTAGTtgcgcgtggtggtggtggtggtagtggtgggtgggtgttttggggggggggggggggttgacaTACCCAATATGCACCAGGGTCTTGCTTACAGTTAGCCTGAAGGAACCTTAGGACAGCGAGGCCATTTTGCCGGACAACTTGTGGATGAAATGCAGGTGTGCCATCATCTGAGACACCCTTAAGTAGAAATATATCATCATTCTTTAAAAGCTCATAACCTTGAACAACACCATTCTGATGATAACATATGGCCAATTCTGGAACACTTGCCATCACATTGTCGAGCCAAGCTTCAAGCCAGTTCAGTGGAGTAACCTATAAAAATACAATTTGTTAATAGGAATGGAAAAAATGTGTAGTCATATCCATCAGCAGCGAAAGAATACCTGTCTAGAAACATCCCATAGGTGCAAGCTGACTGCAACATATTTCTCATTACTAAATATGAGCAAGTCACTACCCAAAAGCATATGGAAATTGTGGAATTCCCAAAAGCAAACCTTCCGGAATCCATTGTTTCCCACTCTCTTGCTCTTCTCAGATTCTTGCATCTCACAGCTGGTTTTTTCTCCAACACGAGTGGTTTTTTTTATAGGATCAGATCCTTTTGTTTTTTGCTTATTTTTCCTTGCTCCTAAGTACAGGCTTTCATGAGTACCATGTGGACCTTTTCTACTTTTACTATCATTCTGATCCAGATATGGTGACGTGCTAAAACTAGATGATGGTGGCGAATCAAAAGAACCCTCCCTACAGCCAAAGGGTCCACGTAAGACTGCTGAGGCTGTTTGCTTCTCCTGTGAAGGTTGATGACTTGGGGGGCAATCACAAGCTTCTGCTCGCACGGAGTGCATCGcgaaattcagaaaaatcgaTGGATCAGATCCTTTAGGCTGGTTGTTTTGTCTTCTAAATATCTTTTCACCTTCATCAACATCAGGCCTACAACAATTATTCAGCATGATGATTATTTAGCATTGCATTTGTACTATGTTCCGCATGATGGTTACAGTGCAATCAACTACTTACCCTGTGTTCAGAATGAGTGTATCTCCTATACGGTTCACAGCAATGGATACCTGTGCCTTGGAGTATGGTATTTTGAAAATCTGCTTCAGAATATCAGCAGGGGCAATCACATCTATCTCATCACCATATTCCGCTAAACCTGACACAGCTAGTGCTTCACACTTCTTTGATAAGTTCTGGTTGACAAGTCCACTGTCATA contains:
- the LOC120708823 gene encoding uncharacterized protein LOC120708823 isoform X1; amino-acid sequence: MDAPGELQCVGRLEVAAPPPARYLRVGSLPVPTDSSASLPALLPSPSPTGAPRYQMLPLETDLNTLPMIPNIPEKVFPNDAKNTEGLRYDSGLVNQNLSKKCEALAVSGLAEYGDEIDVIAPADILKQIFKIPYSKAQVSIAVNRIGDTLILNTGPDVDEGEKIFRRQNNQPKGSDPSIFLNFAMHSVRAEACDCPPSHQPSQEKQTASAVLRGPFGCREGSFDSPPSSSFSTSPYLDQNDSKSRKGPHGTHESLYLGARKNKQKTKGSDPIKKTTRVGEKTSCEMQESEKSKRVGNNGFRKVCFWEFHNFHMLLGSDLLIFSNEKYVAVSLHLWDVSRQVTPLNWLEAWLDNVMASVPELAICYHQNGVVQGYELLKNDDIFLLKGVSDDGTPAFHPQVVRQNGLAVLRFLQANCKQDPGAYWLYKGAEEDVIQLYDLSILPEKHTAGDHRSPCGPMSSFINKGRKESLLSLGTLLYRVAHRMSLSKVPSNKARCAQFFRKCLDFLSEQDHLVVRACAHEQFARLILKCYEELELELTSESFMIESEVTLTDLDDDSPELRLENLPSKQNVLPEISKNEPAALDDMLECSPLVSSGTTDSLVEPSHVDDGSSSSVAKVDISMDSLVMCRTGISKTIADAISSKLAAIHHISQAIKSLRWNRQLQNNQDGCDDSADTIWERSVDFSLCRCGDVDCIEVCDIREWLPKSKMDHKLWKLVLLLGESYLALGEAYKNDGQLQRTLKVVELACLVYGSMPGHLDGDEFISSMSCSLGQEDVDLKTKLVLDEAGYCKDTECFSYEISSQRLPPNYLFWAKAWMLVGDVYAEYHRLSAQQAKVVPEQKSRGEVRMSNEVALEVKRLKRKLGKDKQNCGTCSLINCSCQSDRASSGSSASSSSPEASTIYGRKKNKKSLGRNPQSQYKVTEENPMAQEATQGSEKQQDSVKDTCNGNNSVSDDDVDHHNHARENQSRNMDGVPDKSHTSIPTVRDGGIFKILGGPKPGDVEYNLSSAIHCYGAAKGALFAYPVRSAEISTVLKKRGWAFNELGRCRLETRNLSSAEIAFADAIRAFQEVYDHTNVILINCNLGHGRRALAEECVSRIDEFQKFDLPEGTYMQSFKSAKSEYFQAINYYSTAKRQLKYVNTEVDKVLYHEVYTQYAHTYLRLGMLLARESFLADSYEGGLIDDSSNRTVLEISASDAFREALSTYESLGEHRKQEAAFGHFQLACYQRDLCLRSLDLVDKEVKQKNDDKYRQKSKWYGSRAEKNWQKALEFYGPKTHPTMFLNILMALSALCINISNSFHSTSMLETALGHLLEGRQVVEANEDYSNDVDLDIKPKFWSQLQSLLKRMLAASLPSSTGRVASGAQSSTSNNEAAKLKEMYRLSLKSSSLGQLHALHKLWIS
- the LOC120708823 gene encoding uncharacterized protein LOC120708823 isoform X2 is translated as MLPLETDLNTLPMIPNIPEKVFPNDAKNTEGLRYDSGLVNQNLSKKCEALAVSGLAEYGDEIDVIAPADILKQIFKIPYSKAQVSIAVNRIGDTLILNTGPDVDEGEKIFRRQNNQPKGSDPSIFLNFAMHSVRAEACDCPPSHQPSQEKQTASAVLRGPFGCREGSFDSPPSSSFSTSPYLDQNDSKSRKGPHGTHESLYLGARKNKQKTKGSDPIKKTTRVGEKTSCEMQESEKSKRVGNNGFRKVCFWEFHNFHMLLGSDLLIFSNEKYVAVSLHLWDVSRQVTPLNWLEAWLDNVMASVPELAICYHQNGVVQGYELLKNDDIFLLKGVSDDGTPAFHPQVVRQNGLAVLRFLQANCKQDPGAYWLYKGAEEDVIQLYDLSILPEKHTAGDHRSPCGPMSSFINKGRKESLLSLGTLLYRVAHRMSLSKVPSNKARCAQFFRKCLDFLSEQDHLVVRACAHEQFARLILKCYEELELELTSESFMIESEVTLTDLDDDSPELRLENLPSKQNVLPEISKNEPAALDDMLECSPLVSSGTTDSLVEPSHVDDGSSSSVAKVDISMDSLVMCRTGISKTIADAISSKLAAIHHISQAIKSLRWNRQLQNNQDGCDDSADTIWERSVDFSLCRCGDVDCIEVCDIREWLPKSKMDHKLWKLVLLLGESYLALGEAYKNDGQLQRTLKVVELACLVYGSMPGHLDGDEFISSMSCSLGQEDVDLKTKLVLDEAGYCKDTECFSYEISSQRLPPNYLFWAKAWMLVGDVYAEYHRLSAQQAKVVPEQKSRGEVRMSNEVALEVKRLKRKLGKDKQNCGTCSLINCSCQSDRASSGSSASSSSPEASTIYGRKKNKKSLGRNPQSQYKVTEENPMAQEATQGSEKQQDSVKDTCNGNNSVSDDDVDHHNHARENQSRNMDGVPDKSHTSIPTVRDGGIFKILGGPKPGDVEYNLSSAIHCYGAAKGALFAYPVRSAEISTVLKKRGWAFNELGRCRLETRNLSSAEIAFADAIRAFQEVYDHTNVILINCNLGHGRRALAEECVSRIDEFQKFDLPEGTYMQSFKSAKSEYFQAINYYSTAKRQLKYVNTEVDKVLYHEVYTQYAHTYLRLGMLLARESFLADSYEGGLIDDSSNRTVLEISASDAFREALSTYESLGEHRKQEAAFGHFQLACYQRDLCLRSLDLVDKEVKQKNDDKYRQKSKWYGSRAEKNWQKALEFYGPKTHPTMFLNILMALSALCINISNSFHSTSMLETALGHLLEGRQVVEANEDYSNDVDLDIKPKFWSQLQSLLKRMLAASLPSSTGRVASGAQSSTSNNEAAKLKEMYRLSLKSSSLGQLHALHKLWIS